In Kordia antarctica, the following proteins share a genomic window:
- a CDS encoding MepB family protein: MNNLLKRIKTEIYDICGLKVSNFRIETESKEYDACQFNLNGLYIVCRNAKITPKKVGQFATFWKRNEHQPIEPFHEQDAIDFFIVNVQTEHKFGQFVFPIAVLIEKGIISTDKKEGKRAFRVYPNWDETKSKQAARTQKWQLNYFYEINKTTDLNIVIELYKKR, encoded by the coding sequence ATGAATAATCTATTAAAAAGAATTAAAACAGAAATCTACGATATATGCGGGCTGAAAGTTTCTAATTTTAGAATAGAAACTGAAAGTAAAGAATATGATGCATGCCAATTTAATCTGAACGGATTGTATATTGTATGTAGAAACGCAAAAATAACGCCTAAGAAAGTTGGGCAATTTGCAACATTTTGGAAAAGAAACGAGCATCAACCTATTGAACCATTTCACGAACAAGATGCAATTGATTTTTTTATTGTAAACGTTCAAACGGAACATAAGTTTGGACAGTTTGTTTTTCCGATAGCTGTATTGATTGAAAAAGGAATCATTTCGACAGATAAAAAAGAAGGAAAAAGAGCGTTTAGAGTGTATCCAAATTGGGATGAAACAAAAAGTAAACAAGCAGCGCGAACTCAAAAATGGCAACTGAATTATTTTTATGAAATAAACAAAACAACTGATTTGAATATCGTAATTGAGTTATATAAAAAACGTTAA
- a CDS encoding DUF4212 domain-containing protein, with protein MSEKQKHASAYWKQNIKYLIILLSIWFIVSYGCGILFREELNQFRLGGFKLGFWFAQQGSIYVFVILIFVYVRLMNKLDKKYGFDE; from the coding sequence ATGAGCGAAAAACAAAAACACGCATCCGCATATTGGAAACAAAATATAAAATACTTAATCATTTTACTATCAATATGGTTTATTGTTTCCTATGGTTGCGGAATTTTATTTAGAGAAGAACTCAATCAGTTCAGGCTTGGCGGCTTCAAACTAGGCTTTTGGTTTGCACAACAAGGTTCTATATATGTATTTGTAATCTTAATTTTCGTATACGTCCGATTAATGAATAAATTGGATAAAAAATACGGTTTCGACGAGTAA
- a CDS encoding sodium:solute symporter family protein translates to MSVHTWTWILVGITFTLYFGIAIWARAGSTKEFYVAGGDVSPLANGMATAADWMSAASFISMAGLISFMGYDGSVFLMGWTGGYVLLALLLAPYLRKFGKFTVPDFIGDRYYSNTARTVAVICALIVSFTYVAGQMRGVGIVFSQFLQVDINIGVIIGMTVVLIFAFLGGMKGITYTQVAQYCVLIFAFMVPAFFISMQMTGNIIPQIGMGGKVEGGAFLLDKLDTLHTELGFTEYTSGTKSTWDVFAITLALMVGTAGLPHVIVRFFTVPKVKDARKSAGLALLFIAILYTTAPAIAVFSRTNLIETVSEQEYKEIPSWFKNWENTGLIAWADKNGDGKIQYVAGDALSGKKPVYTDARGINGERLISNASTEKNELYVDRDIMVLANPEIAKLPNWVIALVAAGGLAAALSTAAGLLLVISTSISHDLIKKQLKPTISDKGELLAARISILVAIIIAGLFGIYPPGFVAAVVALAFGLAAASFFPAIILGIFDKRMNKEGAIAGMIVGIVLMLFYMIRYKTGLIGVMEARPASEWWFGTSPEGFGTIAMIVNVVVSVVVSRLTPAPPKDVQEMVENIRIPSGAGEASSH, encoded by the coding sequence ATGAGTGTACACACGTGGACTTGGATCTTAGTAGGAATTACTTTTACGCTATATTTCGGAATTGCAATTTGGGCGCGAGCAGGTTCAACAAAAGAATTCTATGTGGCTGGCGGAGACGTTTCTCCCTTAGCAAATGGTATGGCAACTGCCGCCGATTGGATGAGCGCAGCATCATTTATAAGCATGGCAGGACTCATCTCTTTTATGGGATATGATGGCTCTGTATTCCTAATGGGTTGGACAGGCGGATATGTGTTACTAGCGTTACTATTAGCGCCATATTTACGGAAATTTGGAAAATTTACAGTTCCCGATTTTATCGGAGATCGATACTACTCAAACACCGCAAGAACCGTAGCCGTAATTTGCGCCTTAATTGTATCATTTACCTATGTTGCCGGACAAATGCGCGGTGTCGGAATTGTATTTTCTCAGTTTTTACAAGTAGATATAAATATTGGCGTTATCATCGGAATGACGGTAGTTTTAATTTTTGCCTTTTTAGGCGGAATGAAAGGAATTACCTATACGCAAGTTGCACAATACTGTGTGTTAATCTTCGCGTTTATGGTGCCAGCATTTTTCATTTCCATGCAAATGACAGGAAACATTATTCCACAAATAGGAATGGGAGGAAAGGTTGAAGGCGGCGCTTTTCTGCTCGATAAACTCGATACTTTACATACAGAACTCGGTTTCACTGAATATACTAGTGGAACCAAATCAACTTGGGATGTATTTGCAATTACACTTGCCTTAATGGTTGGTACGGCAGGATTGCCACATGTTATTGTGCGTTTCTTCACAGTTCCGAAAGTGAAAGATGCACGTAAATCTGCTGGATTGGCATTGCTTTTCATTGCAATTTTATACACAACTGCGCCAGCAATTGCAGTATTTTCTCGAACAAATTTAATAGAAACGGTTAGCGAACAAGAATATAAAGAAATTCCTAGTTGGTTCAAAAATTGGGAAAACACAGGTTTAATTGCTTGGGCAGATAAAAATGGAGACGGAAAAATTCAATATGTTGCAGGAGACGCTTTAAGCGGAAAAAAACCTGTTTATACAGACGCTAGAGGAATAAACGGAGAACGCTTAATCTCCAACGCAAGTACCGAAAAAAACGAATTATATGTAGATAGAGATATCATGGTTTTGGCAAATCCTGAAATTGCGAAACTTCCAAACTGGGTAATTGCCTTAGTTGCCGCTGGCGGATTAGCCGCAGCATTATCAACAGCAGCAGGTTTGTTATTAGTAATCTCAACATCAATCTCTCACGATTTAATCAAAAAGCAATTAAAGCCAACTATCTCAGACAAAGGAGAATTATTAGCTGCGCGAATTTCCATTTTAGTAGCAATCATTATCGCGGGATTATTCGGAATTTATCCGCCAGGATTTGTCGCCGCCGTGGTCGCCTTAGCATTTGGTTTGGCGGCTGCATCATTTTTTCCAGCAATTATTTTAGGAATCTTTGACAAGCGAATGAACAAAGAAGGCGCCATTGCAGGAATGATTGTCGGAATCGTATTAATGCTTTTCTACATGATTCGATACAAAACAGGACTCATTGGCGTAATGGAAGCAAGACCAGCAAGCGAATGGTGGTTTGGAACATCGCCAGAAGGTTTCGGAACCATTGCCATGATTGTAAATGTGGTTGTTTCCGTAGTTGTTTCAAGATTAACGCCTGCGCCTCCAAAAGATGTGCAAGAAATGGTAGAAAACATCAGAATACCTTCTGGAGCAGGAGAAGCTTCAAGTCATTAA